From the Kribbella sp. CA-293567 genome, the window CGAGCGGCTCGGGATCGGTGAGGTACTCCAGCGCACCGTCGCCCTTGGTCCAGCCACCCTTGGGCCCGTCCGTGCCGTCCGAGAGCCGCCAGATGGTGTGGTTGTGGTCCTGGTTCTCCTCGTCGAGCAGGGCCTCCGGAGCGATCGGGCCGCCCAGCCCGTCGGCCTCCAGTTCCTCGATCGCCTTCAGCCACTGCTTCTGATGCACGGTGTCCCGGGCCAGGTTGAACTGCAGCATCGCCTTCACCCCGGGATCGTCGGTCATGTTGTACAACCGCGCGGTCTGCAACCGGCCCTGCGCCTCGGCCGCCGCGTTCGCCCGGAAGTCCGCCAGTAAGTTGCCGCTAGCAACGATATAGTTGCCGTTCCACGGCACGCCCTGGCTGTTGGCCGCCAGCGCGCCACCACCGGCCACGATCGCCTGCTGCGGATCCATCCCGCCCAGCACCGCCGCCATCACCGGATCCTTCACCGCTTCCGCGGTCACCGTCGACGGCGCCCCCTCCAGCAGCCGCGCCACCATCGTGGCCAGCATCTCCACGTGACCGATCTCCTCGGTCGCGGTGTCCATGATCAGATCCTTGTACTTCCCCTCGACCCGGCAGTTCCAGCCCTGGAACAGGTACTGCATGGTCACGGTCATCTCGCCGTACGCGCCGCCGATCAACTCCTGCAGTTTCCGCGCGTACAGGGCGTCCGGCTTCTCCGGCTTGGCTTCGAACTGCAGTCGCTTGGTGTGACGGAACATCAGTCGTCTCCTTAACGGGTGGGTGGCCCGCAGTACCCACCACCGGGGCACCCACACTCACGTCATGGCTGCTATCGGACGGTCAGGGCCGGGAAATGTCCTGGACCGTGTCACCGGTGGCCTGCTCGGGCATCGCGCGGGCGATGTCGGCCTGCGCGAGCATGCCGACCAGGTCGTGGCCGTCGATCACCGGCAGCCGCCGCAACTGGTGCTCGGTCATCGTGGCCAGCGCTTCCTCGATGCTGTCGTCGGCACCGATCGTGACCGGTTTGCCCTGCCCGAACTGGCCGGCCAGAGCGGTGGACGGATCACCACCGTCCGCGACGCAGCGCACCACGATGTCGCGGTCGGTCAGCACGCCCTTCAGCCGGTTGTCCTCACCGCAGATCGGCAGGGCGCCGACGTCCAGGTCCCGCATCTTGCGGGCCGCGTCCGCCAGCGTCTCGTTCTCGCCGACACACTCCGCGCCGGCCGTCATCAGCTCTCGTGCTGTTGTCATCGCACCCTGCTCCCTTCACCTCTTACTGCCAGATGGGGACGCGGTTCCCCGGCAGATCGCCTCGAAACGCCGTTGACCGGACATTCGGGCCGCGCATGGCCAGCGGCAGGGAGGGGTACAGGGAGGCGCTCTGATGAGCCACCGCGGCGGGGTTGCGCACTCAGCCCCTCAGCCGTGCGGTGCCGGTTCGCCGGGCATCACGCGAGGACAGTCGGACGATGGAATCAGCAGTGCTGCAGCAAGCCGTTGGCATCTTGATGGACTGGTACGGCGTCCCGCCAGAGGCGGCGATCGAGCAGCTCGAGCAGTGGGCCACCGATTGTGGCGCCGCGAGCTGGGAGGTTGCCGAGGGCCTCGTGCACGGCATCTGTCTGGGCCGGCCGACCGCCTGCCGCGAGGAAGTCCTGCGGCACCTCGAGCAGCTGCTCCGGCAGTTCCCTGCCACGGCCCAGCTGCCGGACTGAGAACTCAGCCGCCGGCCTTGGAGTCGGTATCGGTGACGAGTTGCTCGGCCAGCCGGTTGAGTTTCACGTTGCCGTGCTGGGACAGCCTGGTCAGGAAGGCGAAAGCGCGCTGGTCGGTCAGGCTGTAGCGCTCCATCACGATGCCGATCGCCTGACCGATCGTCCGCCGGGTGCGCAGCGCCTCCTGCAGGTTGTGGATCTCCTGTGCGTAGGCGATCGCCATCGCCGACTGGTGCCGGAACAGCACCCCGAGCGAGCCGAGATCCCCGAACGCCCCGATCCGGGTGGAGTAGAGGTTCAGCGCGCCCTGCGACTTCGGCGCGTCGAAGAGCCGGATGCCGGCCTGCGCACGGATCCCCACCGCCACCGCGGTCGCGGCGTACCGGGGGAATCTTGCGTCGGTGGCGAGATCGGACGCCACCACGTGTGCCGTGTCCACGGCGGCCTCGTAGCACGGCCCCTCTTGCAGGTCGTACTGCGCGGCGTCCACACCCCACAGGACGTCGTCGGTCGGGGCGACCGTCTCCAGCGAACCATCACTGTGTTTGACCGTGATGCTGGCATAGACGACCTCGGGCAGCACCTCGACGGCGGCCGTCGTGATGCGACTCAGCGTATGGTCCAGGTCTCCGGGAGTCAGCGACTTCGCCAACTGCCGGGCAACCTCGTCCAGTCCGTCTTCATCCATTCCCATCGTGTACCCCCTTCTGCCCGTCTCAAGCCGCCGGCGGTACGACTTCCCTGCCGCTGCTACTTGCGGGCGTCCTGGTCGAGAACCTGGTTGACCGACCGTTCCAGCACGACGCGCGTCTCCTCGTCGTCGAGATCGGAACCGACCTCGGCGACCGTGTCGGCGATGGTGCGGCCGTGCTTGTACTGCTCGACCACCCGCGGATCCACGTACGACGCGCGCGCCACCGCCGGGGTGTTGCCCAGATGGGACGACACCTCCTCGAGCATCTCCTTCACCGCCGCGTCGAGCGCCTTCTTCGTGGTCGGCGGGTCCGCCTCGGCCAGCTCCACCGCCGCGTGCACGGTGGCGGTCCAGGTGCGCAGGTCCTTGACCGTGTAGTCGTCGCCGACCAGTTCGTGGAACCGCTCGTTCACCATCGCGGCGTCGATCTCGTGGTAGCCGTTGCCGTCGCGGTAGACCAGCAGCCGGTCGCTCCCGTGCTTGCCGCGCTTCAGCGAGCGCACCGCGGCCACCAGCCGGTCGTCCTCGAGTTCGATCTTCCGCTGCTGACCACCCTTGGCCACGAAGTCGAAGACCAGCTTGCCCTTGCTGACCCGGACGTCGTCGCGCAGCAGGGTCGCGGCGCCGCGGCTGCCGTACTCCTCGGCGTAGGTCGTGTTGCCGGTCCGGAAGACGCCGTAGTCGAGCATTCGCAGCGCGACCGCCAGCACCCGGCGGCGATCGAGACCGCTGGAGCACAGATCGGCGTCCACCGCCTCCCGGAAGGCCGGCAGCTTGCGGGCCAGTTGCCGGACCCGGTCGTGCTTGTCGGCGTCCTGGGCCGTCCGCCAGTCGTCGTGGTACAGGTACTGCCGCCGGCCGGCCTGGTCGGTGCCGATCGCCTGGATGTGGCCGTTCGGATAGGGGCAGATCCAGACGTCGGTCCAGGCGGGCGGGATGGCCAGCGTCCGGATCCGTTCCAGGACGTCGATGTCCTCGATCTTCGCGCCGTCGGTGTCGAGATAGCTGAAGCCACGGCCGCGACGCCGGCGGGCGAAACCCGGCCGGTCCGGATGGCTGCGTCGAATTCGCACACGTCCCGGTACCCACCCCGATGCACCCGGAGGGGCGGCTTGGACGGGCCGAAGATCTTGTGCGACGGTGGATGGGACCACGCAGCGTTCACCGGCGCTCACGAACTCCAGACGGGATGGTCGCGATGGACGAGGTGGACAAGACCACCTTGCTGGTCCGGATGGCACGGCTGATCGCCGACAAGGCCACCGACGTCCCGTTGGAGACCCGGCTGTGCCTGGCCTACCTGGGCATCCTGGGCGGTGACGGAGCCGCCCTCACGCTGAGCTACACCCTGCCTGACCGGATCACGCTGTGCACGACCGACGACGTCGCCGCCCGGCTGGAGGACCTGCAGGACGTGCTCGGCGAGGGCCCCGGCCCGACGGCGTACCGGACCGGGCAGATCGTGGTCGCCGACCTCCGCTCCGAGCAGAACTCCTGGCCGATGTTCGCCGACGCGGCCCGCCAGATTCCGGGCGCCTCCGTCCTGTACGCCGTCCCGATGCGGCCCCGCGAGGACGGGGTGATCGGCGTCCTGACCGTCCATCAGGGCGATGCCGACCTGCCAGACCTCGATCAGGCGCAGTTCCTGGTGAACGCGATCGCGGCCGCGGTGATCAAGGACCCACCCGACGAGTCCGAGCTGCTGATCGGTCCCTGGGCCGCCCGCTCCCAGATCCACCAGGCGACCGGCATGGTGGTGGCTCAGCTACGGGTCGGCCCGGACGATGCGATGGCACTGCTGCGAGCCCACGCCTTCACCCACAACCTCACCCTGAGCGAGGTGGCCGAGCGGATCACCAGCCGGCGCCTGCACTTCTCCGACGATGCCGAAAGCGAGACCTCATGACCGCCGCCAGCGCATCCCAGGCCTTCGTCGCCGCGGCCGCGGCGATGGTCCAGCAGGACGACGTCGCTCATACCCTGGCCACGCTGCTCGACGACTGCGCGAAGTTCACCGGAGCCGGCGCCGTCGGGCTCCTGGTCCACGACGACGGCGGCCGGCTGGAGCTGCTGAGTGCTTCCTCGCACCTGGCCACCGAGCTCGAGCTGTACCAGTTGCAGCAGGATGACGGACCGTGTGTCGATGCCGCCCGCGACGGTGAACCGATCTCCGCACTGACGGACGCCGACCTCACCGGCCGGTGGGAACTGGTCGGCCCGGCCATCGTGGCTGCGGGGTTCCATGCGGTCCACGCCGTCCCGTTGCGCTGGCACGGCCGGTTGATCGGTGCGCTGAACGCGTTCCACACCGCCCCCGCGACCATCGACGACGAAGCCCGTCAGCTGACCCAGGCCTTCGCCGACATCGCCACCATCGTCATCGTCCAGTCCACCGCCCTGACCCCCAGCCAGCTGAACGACCGGATCCGCGCCGCCCTCGCGGGCCGGATCGTGATCGAACAGGCCAAGGGCGTCCTCGCCCAGACCACCGGCCTCGACCCCGCCGCGGCGTACCGGCTGCTGGTCGAGCGGGCCTCGGGCGACGGCGCCACCCTGACCGACACCGCGCAGCAGACGATCCGGCACGCCATGCGGCGGGGGTGACCGGTCAGCCCTTCTGTGCCGTGGTGGCGACGCCGTCCAGGATGTAGCGCTGCCCGAAGGCGAACAGGACGATCATCGGCACAGTGGCGATCACCGCTGCCGCCAGCGCGATCTCCCAGTGGTACTCCCCCGACAGCGCGAAGGCGTCGACCAGCTGTTTCAGACCGCGCGGCATGGTGAAGTACTCCGGCGTCTGCAGGTAGATCAGCGGTTTCATCAGGTCCGACCAGCTGGCCTGGAACTCGAAGACGAACACGATCACCAGAGCGGGCCGGCACAACGGCAGCGCGATCCGGCGGAACAGCCCGAAGTACCCGCAGCCGTCCACGCGAGCGGCCTCGAACAGTTCGCGCGGGATGCCCAGGAAGAACTGCCGGAGCAGGAAGATGTAGAACGCCGAACCGAACAGGTTCTGCGCCCACAGCGGTACCTGGGTGTCGATCATCCCGAGCTGGTTCCAGATCAGATAGACCGGGATCATGGTGACCGCGCCCGGCAGCATCATCGTCGCCAGCACCAGGCCGAACAACGGTCCCCGGAACCGGAACCGGAAGTAGGCGAAGCCGAACGCCACCGCCGCGCTGGACAGGGTGACCGTGGCGGCCGCCATGAAGCCGACCGTGAGCGAGTTGACCAGCCAGTTGACGACCGGCGCCGCCTTCCAGACCTCGACGTAGTTCTGCGGGCTGAACACCTCCGGGATCAGCCGGTTGTCGAACACCTGGTCCTTCGGCTTCAGCGACGCGCTGACCAGCCACACCAGCGGGTAACAGAAGGCGAAGGTGGCCAGCGTCAGGCCGAGATAGAACGGCAGGCGAAGGATCCGTCGCCCGGCCCCGCGAGCCGCCGCCATCAGTCGCGCTCACTTTCGTAGTACACGTACCGTTTTCCCAGCCGGAGCTGGATCAGGGTGATCGTCAGGATGATCAGGAACAGCACCCAGGCCATCGCCGACGCGTAGCCCATCCGGAAGTACTGGAACGCGTTCTGGAACAGGTAGACCAGGTAGACCAGCGACTCCTCCGACGCGGTCTCCTTCTGCTGCGGCCCGTAGAACATCGTGTACGCCTGGTCGAACATCTGCAGCGCCGCGATCGTGTGCGTGATGATGGTGAAGAACAAAGCGCCGGAGATCATCGGCAAGGTGATCCGGACGAACCGGGCCACCGGGCCGGCACCGTCGAGCTCGGCCGCTTCGTAGAGCTGCCGCGGCACGTTCTTCAGCGCGGCCAGGTAGATCACCACGCTGCCCCCGACACTCCACAGACTCACCATCGCGATCGACGGTTTGAGCCAGGCGGGGTCGGTGGTCCAGTTCGGTCCCTGGATGCCGACCCAGCCGAGCACCTGGTTGACCAGGCCACGCTGACCGTTGAGCAGCAGCAGGAACATCGCGCTGGCCGCCACCGCCGGGGTCATCACCGGCAGGTAGAAGGCGGTCCGGAAGAAGCCCGCTCCCCGGCCGACGCGGTAGAGCATCAACGCCAGGCCGAGGGCCACCACCGAACCGGTCGGCACGAAGATCAGCGCATAGACGAAGGTGTTGAGCAGTGCCTTCGCGATCTTCGGGTCCTGGAACAGTTCCTGGTAGTTCGCCGTACCGACCAGGTTCGGGGCCTGGATCAGCTGGTAGTCGGAGAACGAGAGCACCAGGCTCGCGAGCATCGGGCCCGCGGTGAAGATCAGGAAGCCGATCAGCCAGGGGGAGATGAAGAACCAGGCGGCTCGGCTCTCCCCCCGCGCCAGCGCAGAGTGCACGTCAGCCCTGCTCGGCTTTGTCGAAGGCCGCCTTCGCTTCCTTCTGGGCCTGGTCGAGAGCAGCCTGCGGTGTCGCCTGCTTCGCCAGCACCTTGGTCACCGCGCTCTTCCAGGCCGCGTCGATCTCGGCACCTGCTGCCGACGCGTTCAGGGCCTTACCGGCATCCAGGCTTCCGTAGTAGTTCTCGATCGCCTGGTCGAAGCCGGCGTCGCCGGTCGGCTTCAGGTACTTCGCCTTGATCTGCTCGTCCGCGATCTTGTTGGCCGTGAACAGCCCGGTGAAGAAGGTGCCCTTGGTCTGTACCGTCCGCATCCGCGCCTCGGCTGCCTTGTTCCAGGTGTCCGCGCTGGTCATCGTCTTGGCCCACTCACAGGCCGCGTCCGGGTTCTTGGCGCCCTTCGGAATCACCCAGGCCGACCCGCCCACCGTGCTGGTCTGCCGGCCCTCCCGGTCGGTGAACGGCGTCGACACCAGTTGCAGGCCGTTCTTGCGGGAGTCGAGCAGGACGTTCACGTACCAGTTCTCCATCGGCATCGCGCCGAGCTGATCGCGGACGAACTGGTTCTTGGCGCCGAAGATGTCGAAGGTGTCGCGGAAGGTCTTGAACTGCGACCAGCCACCCTGCTGGTCGACCAGCTTGACCGAGTAGGCCAGCGCCTCCACCGCCTTCGCGTCGTTGAGGTTCGGCTCGCCGCCCGGCTTCACCAGTTCGGCGCCGTTGGCGAGCGCCCACAACGGGAACAGGTCCGGCAGCTTCGGATCGAACCCGATCCGGTCCGGGCGGCCGCCCTTGGCGCGGTACAGCTTGGCAGTGGTCTGCTCGAGCTGGTCCCAGTCACTGGTCCGGATCGCCTCGGCCGTCAGACCGGCGGAACGCAGTGCCTTGCCGTCGATCAGGTTGACGACGACCTGGTAGAACTCGGGGATGCCGTAGGTCTTGTCCTTCAGCCGCAGCGCGTTCATCGCCGCTTCGCGGTACTGACCGGTGTCGATCGCGTGATCCTTGATGCAGTCGTCCAGCGGCACGACCGCGCCTTTGGCGGCGTAGGTGCCGACCAGCTTGCGGTCGATGTAGGCCACGTCCGGCGGGTTGCCGCTGGAGACCGCGGTGAGGAACTGCTGAGCGTCGAACTCGCCCTTGTTGTTCTTGACGGTGACGCCCGGGTGCGCCGACTTGAAGGCGGCGATCCGCGACTGCGCGACCTCGTCCTCGCCGCCGAAACCCATCACCATCAGGTTGCCCGACGGAGTCTTCCCGCCCGGGCCGGCCGCTTCACCGTCCTTGGCGGCGACCCCCGCACACGACGTGACCCCACTGGCGAGTGCCACGCACAGGACCATCGTCGAAACGCGTCTGTTCAAGACCCCACTCCACTCCACGAGAACCGGCAAGACGCCGTCGGTACCCCGGACGGCGCCTTGTATTCACGGGTGGTGGTTTTTTCGAGGAAGCGGCCTACTCGGCGTGGTCGATGGTCTGTTTGATCAGTGCGGCGGCGACGTGGTGGAGCTTGGTGTTGGCCGCCTGCGAGGTGCGGACCAGGAAGGCGAAGGCCCGGTCGGGATCGAGCCGGTAGCGTTCCATGATGATGCCGACGGCCTGACCGATCTGCTCGCGACTGTGCAGAGCGCGGCTGAGCGTCTCGTCGTGGCGTGACCAGCCGAGTGCGACGGCGGCCAGCCGGGCGAACATCGCCCCGATCAGGTGCGTCTCCTGGCCGATCCCGTACGGCTCGTTCGCGTACAGGTTCAGGGCGCCCCGGGCATAGGTCTCCGAGCTGAACTGGAACGCCAACTGAGCGTGGACCCCGAACTCGTTGGCTGCTCGTGCGCCGTAGACCGGCCAGCGGTGGTCGTTGGCCAGATCGTCGGCCTGCACCCAGGGCTCCCGCAGCGCCGCTTCCAGGCATGGGCCCTGGCGCAGCGCGTACTGGATCTCGTCGAGCGCGACAGCGACCGGGTCGGTCGGCGCGAGGGTTTCGATCTGGCCGTTCCTGGCCGTCAGCGAGATGCTGGCGGCATCGATTCCGGGGACGGTGTCGGCAGCGGCGCGGGTGATCTGCTCCAGCGCTTCGTCCAGATCGATCGGATAGGTCAGAGTCTCCGCGACCGTATCCATGACTGTTATCAGTCGCTGCTCCACCATCGACTCCGATCCCTCAGCAGGGCCGGACCGGGCGTCGGGCCAATGCAGCCCATTCTGCACCTCCGGCGGCTCTACGGCAGACTTCCGTCCGCGAGAAGCCGTCGAGCTGCCTCCACGATCGGCAACCCCGATCGCAGGGCGTGCTGGTCCAGCAACGCGAGCGCCTGGTCGAGATTGAGCCGGTACCGCTCGGCTAGTACGCCCTGGGCCATCGCGATCGTGTGGGTCGCCTCGAGATCGATCCGGTTGGTCGCGGGATCACTGGCCCTGCGCTGATCGTTCATCGGGCAACCTTCCGGGGCCAGCCGAACGTGGCGCTGGTTCGCCCCGCTCCGGCCGGCCGCCTCCATCATGCCTCCCGGCCGGGCACCGGTACATTCCTGCACAACTTTCGCTGCCGTTCCTCCCCGGCACCGCAGATCGTTGCCCCTGGCCACGGCACCGCCGGTTCGCAAGAACCGGTTTCCTGCGTGCCTGGCCGGGCACCGGAAGGTTATGTCAGCCACTCTGCCGATCGCCTCGCTCTCCGACTCCGGACGCGCGGTCCGCGATGTCCTGCTGCCGTTGGTCGTCCAGGGCGCGATCCTGCGACGGCCGACGTTCACCCGTCTGGCCGAGCGGATGGCCGCCGACGACCGGGCCCTCCGCCAGGTCGATCGGCTCCGCGAGCGATACGGCGAGGGTCCGCTGCTGCTCCGCCTCCCCGGTCGTACCATGGCGCTCGTCCTCAGCCCCGGCCACGTGCGCCGGCTGCTCGACGAGACGCCGGCTCCGTTCTCCGCCGCGACGACGGAGAAGACCGGCGCCCTGAGCCACTTCCAGCCGCACGGAGTACTCATCACCGAGCCGCCACTACGCGACGCGCGACGGCGACTCAACGAGCGGGTCCTCGACACCGATCAGCCCGTGCATCACCAGGCCCACGCAATGGTCGACGTGATCAAGCAGGAGCTGGACGGACTGGAGGCGACGCTCGGCTGGACCGACTTCCGCGAGGTGTGGTTCCGGATCGTCCGCCGGATCGTGCTCGGAAACCAGGTCGCGGACGACACCGAACTGATCGCTCTGCTCGACTCCCTGCGCTCGGATGCCAACTGGGCCGGGTTCCACCCACGGAACAAGTCCGCCCAGGAAGAGTTGCACCGCCGGCTGACGCAGTACGTCGCCGACGCCGAGCCAGGCAGCCTGGTCGCAACACTCGACGGGGCCGCCGACGCCTCGGTGGATCCGGTCGGCCAGGTACCGCACTGGCTGTTCGCCTTCGACGCGGCCGGGATCGCCTTGTGGCGGCTGCTCGGGCTGCTCGCCGCGCGTCCGGAGTACGCCGAACCGGTGATCGCCGAAGCCCAGCATCCGATGACGTCCCCGCTGCTTGCCCACGCGGGTGCCGCGGTTCAGGAATGCGTCCGGCTCTGGCCGACCACCCTGGTCGTACTGCGCGAAGGGATCGAGCCGACCGCCTGGGACGCGGGGACGGCGCCCGCCGGAACCCAGTTCGCGATCGTCAGCTCGGTCTTCCACCGCGACAACCACGCACTGGAGTTCGCGAACTCGTTCGAGCCGGAGATCTGGCTCGACGGCCGCTCCGAGGGCGAGTGGCCACTGATCCCCTTCAGCGCGGGTCCGGCCGTCTGCCCGGGCCGCAATCTCGTTCTACTGGTCACCAGCGTCGCCGTCAGCCACCTGGTCGGCGGCTTCGAACTCGAGGTCGATCCGGCCACCAGAGCCAAGCTGGCCGGACGGATGCCGGCCACCTTCGACCACACCGGCGTCAGAATCGGCTTCTGGCGACGACAGCCTGAGCAGCGTTGATCAGGACCCCGCGACCTGGTCAGCTGCCGGCTGCACGCAATTGTCTGCCGACGGGCTACGCCGACGCCCGGTCGTTCTTCCGTGGCCGAACGGTCCGTCCGTGCGAGGCGACCTGGTCCGGTTCGTCGTGAGCCCGGGAGTTCAGCGTGGGAACCACCGGTTCACGCTGGATCGGGCCACCGCCCAGTCTTCGGCTCTTCCACTGCTTCTCGTCGTAG encodes:
- a CDS encoding manganese catalase family protein; protein product: MFRHTKRLQFEAKPEKPDALYARKLQELIGGAYGEMTVTMQYLFQGWNCRVEGKYKDLIMDTATEEIGHVEMLATMVARLLEGAPSTVTAEAVKDPVMAAVLGGMDPQQAIVAGGGALAANSQGVPWNGNYIVASGNLLADFRANAAAEAQGRLQTARLYNMTDDPGVKAMLQFNLARDTVHQKQWLKAIEELEADGLGGPIAPEALLDEENQDHNHTIWRLSDGTDGPKGGWTKGDGALEYLTDPEPLGGPGSAPAPDPALYGTYAPLADLKGTMKTKAQAAVKNATNQ
- a CDS encoding CBS domain-containing protein; translation: MTTARELMTAGAECVGENETLADAARKMRDLDVGALPICGEDNRLKGVLTDRDIVVRCVADGGDPSTALAGQFGQGKPVTIGADDSIEEALATMTEHQLRRLPVIDGHDLVGMLAQADIARAMPEQATGDTVQDISRP
- a CDS encoding ANTAR domain-containing protein, with product MESAVLQQAVGILMDWYGVPPEAAIEQLEQWATDCGAASWEVAEGLVHGICLGRPTACREEVLRHLEQLLRQFPATAQLPD
- a CDS encoding GAF and ANTAR domain-containing protein — protein: MGMDEDGLDEVARQLAKSLTPGDLDHTLSRITTAAVEVLPEVVYASITVKHSDGSLETVAPTDDVLWGVDAAQYDLQEGPCYEAAVDTAHVVASDLATDARFPRYAATAVAVGIRAQAGIRLFDAPKSQGALNLYSTRIGAFGDLGSLGVLFRHQSAMAIAYAQEIHNLQEALRTRRTIGQAIGIVMERYSLTDQRAFAFLTRLSQHGNVKLNRLAEQLVTDTDSKAGG
- a CDS encoding DNA topoisomerase IB, with amino-acid sequence MRIRRSHPDRPGFARRRRGRGFSYLDTDGAKIEDIDVLERIRTLAIPPAWTDVWICPYPNGHIQAIGTDQAGRRQYLYHDDWRTAQDADKHDRVRQLARKLPAFREAVDADLCSSGLDRRRVLAVALRMLDYGVFRTGNTTYAEEYGSRGAATLLRDDVRVSKGKLVFDFVAKGGQQRKIELEDDRLVAAVRSLKRGKHGSDRLLVYRDGNGYHEIDAAMVNERFHELVGDDYTVKDLRTWTATVHAAVELAEADPPTTKKALDAAVKEMLEEVSSHLGNTPAVARASYVDPRVVEQYKHGRTIADTVAEVGSDLDDEETRVVLERSVNQVLDQDARK
- a CDS encoding ANTAR domain-containing protein — translated: MDEVDKTTLLVRMARLIADKATDVPLETRLCLAYLGILGGDGAALTLSYTLPDRITLCTTDDVAARLEDLQDVLGEGPGPTAYRTGQIVVADLRSEQNSWPMFADAARQIPGASVLYAVPMRPREDGVIGVLTVHQGDADLPDLDQAQFLVNAIAAAVIKDPPDESELLIGPWAARSQIHQATGMVVAQLRVGPDDAMALLRAHAFTHNLTLSEVAERITSRRLHFSDDAESETS
- a CDS encoding GAF and ANTAR domain-containing protein, which encodes MTAASASQAFVAAAAAMVQQDDVAHTLATLLDDCAKFTGAGAVGLLVHDDGGRLELLSASSHLATELELYQLQQDDGPCVDAARDGEPISALTDADLTGRWELVGPAIVAAGFHAVHAVPLRWHGRLIGALNAFHTAPATIDDEARQLTQAFADIATIVIVQSTALTPSQLNDRIRAALAGRIVIEQAKGVLAQTTGLDPAAAYRLLVERASGDGATLTDTAQQTIRHAMRRG
- a CDS encoding carbohydrate ABC transporter permease, producing the protein MAAARGAGRRILRLPFYLGLTLATFAFCYPLVWLVSASLKPKDQVFDNRLIPEVFSPQNYVEVWKAAPVVNWLVNSLTVGFMAAATVTLSSAAVAFGFAYFRFRFRGPLFGLVLATMMLPGAVTMIPVYLIWNQLGMIDTQVPLWAQNLFGSAFYIFLLRQFFLGIPRELFEAARVDGCGYFGLFRRIALPLCRPALVIVFVFEFQASWSDLMKPLIYLQTPEYFTMPRGLKQLVDAFALSGEYHWEIALAAAVIATVPMIVLFAFGQRYILDGVATTAQKG
- a CDS encoding carbohydrate ABC transporter permease, producing the protein MHSALARGESRAAWFFISPWLIGFLIFTAGPMLASLVLSFSDYQLIQAPNLVGTANYQELFQDPKIAKALLNTFVYALIFVPTGSVVALGLALMLYRVGRGAGFFRTAFYLPVMTPAVAASAMFLLLLNGQRGLVNQVLGWVGIQGPNWTTDPAWLKPSIAMVSLWSVGGSVVIYLAALKNVPRQLYEAAELDGAGPVARFVRITLPMISGALFFTIITHTIAALQMFDQAYTMFYGPQQKETASEESLVYLVYLFQNAFQYFRMGYASAMAWVLFLIILTITLIQLRLGKRYVYYESERD
- a CDS encoding ABC transporter substrate-binding protein, translated to MNRRVSTMVLCVALASGVTSCAGVAAKDGEAAGPGGKTPSGNLMVMGFGGEDEVAQSRIAAFKSAHPGVTVKNNKGEFDAQQFLTAVSSGNPPDVAYIDRKLVGTYAAKGAVVPLDDCIKDHAIDTGQYREAAMNALRLKDKTYGIPEFYQVVVNLIDGKALRSAGLTAEAIRTSDWDQLEQTTAKLYRAKGGRPDRIGFDPKLPDLFPLWALANGAELVKPGGEPNLNDAKAVEALAYSVKLVDQQGGWSQFKTFRDTFDIFGAKNQFVRDQLGAMPMENWYVNVLLDSRKNGLQLVSTPFTDREGRQTSTVGGSAWVIPKGAKNPDAACEWAKTMTSADTWNKAAEARMRTVQTKGTFFTGLFTANKIADEQIKAKYLKPTGDAGFDQAIENYYGSLDAGKALNASAAGAEIDAAWKSAVTKVLAKQATPQAALDQAQKEAKAAFDKAEQG
- a CDS encoding GAF and ANTAR domain-containing protein → MDTVAETLTYPIDLDEALEQITRAAADTVPGIDAASISLTARNGQIETLAPTDPVAVALDEIQYALRQGPCLEAALREPWVQADDLANDHRWPVYGARAANEFGVHAQLAFQFSSETYARGALNLYANEPYGIGQETHLIGAMFARLAAVALGWSRHDETLSRALHSREQIGQAVGIIMERYRLDPDRAFAFLVRTSQAANTKLHHVAAALIKQTIDHAE
- a CDS encoding ANTAR domain-containing protein, whose translation is MNDQRRASDPATNRIDLEATHTIAMAQGVLAERYRLNLDQALALLDQHALRSGLPIVEAARRLLADGSLP
- a CDS encoding cytochrome P450, whose product is MSATLPIASLSDSGRAVRDVLLPLVVQGAILRRPTFTRLAERMAADDRALRQVDRLRERYGEGPLLLRLPGRTMALVLSPGHVRRLLDETPAPFSAATTEKTGALSHFQPHGVLITEPPLRDARRRLNERVLDTDQPVHHQAHAMVDVIKQELDGLEATLGWTDFREVWFRIVRRIVLGNQVADDTELIALLDSLRSDANWAGFHPRNKSAQEELHRRLTQYVADAEPGSLVATLDGAADASVDPVGQVPHWLFAFDAAGIALWRLLGLLAARPEYAEPVIAEAQHPMTSPLLAHAGAAVQECVRLWPTTLVVLREGIEPTAWDAGTAPAGTQFAIVSSVFHRDNHALEFANSFEPEIWLDGRSEGEWPLIPFSAGPAVCPGRNLVLLVTSVAVSHLVGGFELEVDPATRAKLAGRMPATFDHTGVRIGFWRRQPEQR